A single region of the Pseudomonas granadensis genome encodes:
- a CDS encoding YMGG-like glycine zipper-containing protein, whose protein sequence is MRLSLSALFFGLFVAQGAMAAGDGSAAVGGGLGGVLGNVVGGQLGGSTGAAVGAGVGGAAGSAVGADKRNRTEAAIGGGLGAAGGSVVGNSLGGSTGSAIGAGLGGAAGGAVGNNLGDDDGGSHSGGHKHKNKHKNKHR, encoded by the coding sequence ATGCGATTGTCATTATCTGCACTGTTTTTCGGTTTGTTCGTGGCGCAGGGCGCGATGGCTGCCGGAGACGGCAGCGCTGCCGTGGGCGGTGGTCTCGGCGGTGTGCTGGGTAATGTGGTTGGCGGACAACTGGGCGGCAGCACGGGCGCAGCGGTCGGCGCGGGTGTTGGCGGCGCGGCCGGCAGCGCTGTCGGCGCGGACAAACGCAATCGCACCGAGGCCGCGATTGGTGGCGGTCTTGGCGCCGCAGGCGGCTCGGTCGTCGGCAACAGCCTCGGCGGCTCCACCGGCTCCGCTATTGGCGCCGGTCTAGGCGGCGCAGCGGGTGGCGCAGTGGGTAACAACCTTGGCGACGACGACGGTGGATCTCATTCCGGCGGCCATAAGCACAAGAACAAACACAAAAATAAACATCGCTGA
- a CDS encoding DUF6896 domain-containing protein, with translation MSDQNETLETLINDFISMVDSSTLILENKFGTRDIRRLWYTKAIKRRGRVTRGVKYELHGIGCRINLSTGTVDFDYGPNGEINGFDVWRLHNFACERPSKHRKYCNEETIEKEFDEYITLKKIKKMSAISNLYVWADLKEAN, from the coding sequence ATGAGCGATCAAAATGAAACTCTGGAAACCCTGATAAATGATTTTATCTCCATGGTAGATTCCAGCACGTTAATTCTTGAAAATAAATTTGGCACTCGAGACATTCGAAGGCTCTGGTACACCAAGGCGATAAAGCGACGCGGGAGAGTCACTCGAGGCGTTAAATATGAATTGCATGGTATTGGCTGCCGCATCAATCTATCGACAGGGACCGTAGATTTTGACTATGGCCCTAACGGTGAAATCAATGGATTTGATGTTTGGCGTCTACACAACTTTGCTTGTGAACGACCATCTAAGCATAGAAAGTATTGCAATGAAGAAACCATCGAAAAAGAATTCGACGAATACATCACTCTAAAAAAAATCAAAAAAATGTCAGCCATAAGTAATTTGTATGTATGGGCCGACTTAAAAGAAGCGAACTAG